The window TGCCGGTGGTGCCATCGTCGCGCTTGCAATAATAGCGGCCGTCGGCGTCGCGATAGATATAATCATTTTCGCCAATCGGGCGGCCTGAATAATAGGGGCCGGGGCCGGACGGACGATCATAGCCGTAGCGGTCGCCATAGCGGTCCGACGTACAGGCGGCGAGCGGCAGCGCCAGCAGCGCGGCAGCGATAAGGGGGGTGCGCATTCATCTCTCTCCTCATTTTATCCCGCTCTGGCGACAACCCCTGACAGGGCAGGAAGTTGCGTGACCGGAACGGTTAGCGGAGAGGCGGGAGAATGGTGGAAAATAGTCCGCCCGCCACAACGCCGCGAAAGGGGGGGAAACGCGGAGCCGGGCGGGCGTTGCCAGCGGCCAGAGGGATTAGCCGCCGGAACTGGAATTTTTAAACGATCGGCCGGTCAGCTGGCGAGTGGCGACGTCGATGCCGAGGGGGTGTGACGCGGCGCGCTGGGCGTGACCGAAGGTGAAAGGTCGCTGCTGCCAAGCGTGCTGGCGTTGCCCGTCCGATGGGACAGGTCATCGCGCGCCTGATTATAGCGGGAGACAAGGTCTTCCTTGAACTCGGTCAGCTTGCCTTCGTCATACAGCTTCTTGCCGACATAGCCGGCGATGGCGCCGAAAATCAGAGTACGGATCATTTTGTCTCGCTCCTTGCGATTGGACTTGCCAGGATTTGCAAGGATAACCGGCAGAGCGGCGTTGGGTTCCGGACCCATTCGGGTAATCGACAGGGCGAGGACAGGAGGCGATGGGAAGTCGCGTCCGCGCGGTCAGACCTGCTCTGCGGCCTTTGCCGTGGCGGCTTCGCGGCGGGCGCGATTGGTGTCGGCGATATCCTGACGCTGGGCCATGGCGAGGAAGGCTGCTTCCGACCGCAGGCAGCGATAGCGGACATTGTCCAGGGTCGCGGCGTCGGCGTCGCGACGGGCCTGGGCGGCGAGGCCGTGATAGTCGGGATGGGACATGGGCTTTGCTCCCTTGCTGAAAAACGGATGCCGCCGGGAGGCAGGCCGGGCGCCGCATCATGCAGCGTCCGGCCCGATCGAATTATTGCGCGTGCGCGATATTCACGGCAGCCATCTTGCCGCGACCGTCCTGCTCCAGATCATAGGAGACGCGGTCCTTTTCGCGCAGCGTGGCCAGGCCAGCGCGCTCAACGGCGGTGATGTGGACGAATGCGTCCGGGCTGCCGTCATCGGGAGCGATGAAGCCATAGCCCTTGTCGGCGTTGAAAAATTTGACGGTTCCGACGATGCTCATGGGTATTTCCTTCTTCGTGCGGCGCGTCCCGTGTGGACGGGCCTTGCGCTAGAGGGGCAGGGAAAGAAGGAAGTTTGGTGCCGCAAAGCGCCGAAAGACCGTCGATTTGCGACTGTAGCAGGGGCTGTATAGGGCAAGGGGCGCGCAATAGCAAATCGGACGGGAAAGGGGATCGCGTGCGCGAGCCTGTCAGCCCACCTCCGTCAGCGCCGCGAAGCCGAAAAAGGCGTCGCGGGCGCGGGCGGCGGCGGCTTCATAGGGGCGGCGCTGCGCTTCCTCCAGCAGGCTGAGAGCTTCGCTTTCCTGTGGAGTGAGGTCGCGCTCATAGGCGTCAATGTCGTAGATGTCGCCGCTCTCTTCACCGTCGAAGCCGGGTGGGGCGGGATAGTCGGTGCGCCAGGCTTCGCGCTCCTCATCCCACCATGCGCCGCGCAGGCGGGCGGCGGCTTCATCGGGCGGAAGGGTGGCGCGATCGACGATTGGAGGGCGAAGTTCACACCGTTCATGGGAGGGGTGGGGATCGGCCCTTTTGCTGTCCTGCAACGCCATGCGCGCGGCGATGAAGAGGGCGGCGGAGGCTCCGGGAGAGAGGGCGGTGGCGGTGGCTTCGATGCGGTCGGGGAGGGCGGGATCGAGCGCGGCGAGATCGGCCAGGGCGGCTTCGTCCATATCGGGTGCGTCGGGGTGCGCGGGGGCGGGGCCGGGCTGGTCCGCCTGATCCGCTATCCGGTCTTCCGGGCAGATGAGGTCGAGAAAGGCGGCGAAATCCTGCGCGACGACGCGGGCGAGCGCGGCGTCGGAGCCTTCCGGTGGGTTGTCGGCCATACGGTCGAGGCGGGAGAGCATCGACATGGCGAGGCGGTTGTCGTGGCGGCGGCGGGTGATGGTGTCTTCGTCCTTGTGGATCACTTCCTCATGGCCGGTTAGGGCGCGGGCGAGCAGTTCGTCGGCGAGGCGCGCGCGGGCGATGAGGATGGCCGCGTCCCAGCCAAGGCGAAAGGCCGCGCCGTCGCGGCGGATGCGCAGGGCATAGGCGGCGCGGGTGCTGATCTGCGCGGCGTCGCAGGCGGAGCGGATGATGCCGGTGGCGGCGAGGGTTTCAAGGAAGTGCCGCTGCCGCGCGGGGCTCCAGCCGTCGGCGCGGACTTGATCGGCGGCCGTGGGGAGGGAGGAGAAGTGGTAGGACATGGCAAAGCTCCTTTTTATGGGAGGGTTTGCCCGGGAGGGTATAACAGGTGAGGGGTTGTAGGACAGAACAAAATGGGAACGGCGGTGGCGTCAGGGATATTGTTGCCGGGTGTGTTTGACGGTCAATATTTCTATGACGTCGGCTCCGACGCGGTAGACGAGCATGTAATTGGGGGTGACGAGGGCTTCCCGCGTCTCGGGGACACGACCGGCGCGATACATGTAGGGATGATCGGCCAAGCGAGTGGCGGTATATTCCAGCAGTTCTGCAAGGCGAGCGGCAGCGGCGGGATTGCGATCAGAGATATAGTCGATGATGCGCCGCGCATCCTCGCGCGCGATCGGGCGCCAAATAACGTGCGGCATCAGACGTGCTTGGCTTTCTTCGCCTCAATGATCGCGCGCAGTTCCGCCATGACCTGATCGTGCGGGATGCCGGGCCGGGGATCGGCCAAGGACGCCTCCACCTGTGCGCGAAACCAGGCGTCATAAGCCTCGGCTTCCTCGGTCGTCGCGAACTCGGACTCGATGGGGGTGAGTTTGGTCATCGAGAGAATATATCAATCACGCCCCATCAAACCAAGTTGATTAAGGTTTGGGACTGTTTGCCAGATGCAGTGCCTTGTCGATAGAGTCCAGATATGAGAGGGCGCTGAGCGTTGGACAAATAGCGTAGTGCCTCGCAATTGCTGGACTTAGTGCTGTACGTTTCATGGAAGACGCCGTCGCGGCGAAGGGGGAAAAATGGCCATTTTGGATGAAGTCGCTGCATGGAAGCTGGAGGCCGCAGACGAGGATTCAAAGCGATATTTCTACCACATTGGCGAGGTTCGTGATCTTGAGAATGGTAGCAAATCTTATGTAATAGGACGAAAAGGAACTGGCAAAACCGCAATATGTAAATACTTTGAAACTACAGAGGACTATAATAGGTTTTGTATAAAGCTGTCATTTAAGGAATTTCCCTTCAACCTGCTATATGGATTGGAGGACAAGGATTATACTCGTCCCAGCCAATATATTTCTCTCTGGAAATATTTCATATATAATTCAATTCTGAAAATGATGGCCACGAATGCTGCCGTTGATAGCTCTACTCGAGGGCGCCTGTCAGCTATCTATCCTACTGACTCCTTTGACTATATGTCTTCTGTGATCCAGAAATGGACAAAAAAATCTATGGGACTGGCGATTTTGGGCGTGTCTGGTCAATCAGCTACAGATCGACAAATTCAAAAGCTCGAAGATATCTGGCAGGAACTTATTCCTGCAATGGAAAAAATAATAACAGATCATGTTGATGGTTCGAAATACTACGTCGTATTTGA of the Sphingobium herbicidovorans genome contains:
- the relB gene encoding type II toxin-antitoxin system RelB family antitoxin — translated: MTKLTPIESEFATTEEAEAYDAWFRAQVEASLADPRPGIPHDQVMAELRAIIEAKKAKHV
- a CDS encoding cold-shock protein; translation: MSIVGTVKFFNADKGYGFIAPDDGSPDAFVHITAVERAGLATLREKDRVSYDLEQDGRGKMAAVNIAHAQ
- a CDS encoding glycine zipper 2TM domain-containing protein: MRTPLIAAALLALPLAACTSDRYGDRYGYDRPSGPGPYYSGRPIGENDYIYRDADGRYYCKRDDGTTGTIVGAIAGGVLGNIIAPGGSKTLGTILGAGGGALAGRAIDRNDIRCE
- a CDS encoding type II toxin-antitoxin system RelE/ParE family toxin, coding for MPHVIWRPIAREDARRIIDYISDRNPAAAARLAELLEYTATRLADHPYMYRAGRVPETREALVTPNYMLVYRVGADVIEILTVKHTRQQYP